A genomic region of Staphylococcus roterodami contains the following coding sequences:
- the acnA gene encoding aconitate hydratase AcnA, with translation MAANFKEQSKKHFDLNGQSYTYYDLKAVEDQGITKVSNLPYSIRVLLESLLRQEDDFVITDEHIKALSQFGEDGNEGEVPFKPSRVILQDFTGVPAVVDLASLRKAMDDVGGDITKINPEVPVDLVIDHSVQVDSYANPEALERNMKLEFERNYERYQFLNWATKAFDNYNAVPPATGIVHQVNLEYLASVVHVRDVDGEKTAFPDTLVGTDSHTTMINGIGVLGWGVGGIEAEAGMLGQPSYFPIPEVIGVRLVNSLPQGATATDLALRVTQELRKKGVVGKFVEFFGPGVQHLPLADRATIANMAPEYGATCGFFPVDDESLKYMKLTGRSDEHIALVKEYLQQNHMFFDVEKEDPNYTDVIELDLATVEASLSGPKRPQDLIFLSDMKTAFEDSVTAPAGNQGHGLDKSEFDKKAKIEFKDGSKASMKTGDIAIAAITSCTNTSNPYVMLGAGLVAKKAVEKGLKVPEYVKTSLAPGSKVVTGYLRDSGLQTYLDDLGFNLVGYGCTTCIGNSGPLLPEIEKAIADEDLLVTSVLSGNRNFEGRIHPLVKANYLASPQLVVAYALAGTVDIDLQNEPIGKGKDGEDVYLQDIWPTIQEVSDTVDSVVTPELFIEEYKNVYNNNELWNEIDVTDQPLYDFDPNSTYIQNPSFFQGLSKEPGKIVPLNGLRVMGKFGDSVTTDHISPAGAIGKDTPAGKYLLEHDVHIREFNSYGSRRGNHEVMVRGTFANIRIKNQLAPGTEGGFTTYWPTNEVMPIFDAAMKYKEDGTGLVVLAGNDYGMGSSRDWAAKGTNLLGVKTVIAQSYERIHRSNLVMMGVLPLEFRKGESADALGLDGTEEISVNIDENVQPHDFVKVTAKKQDGELVEFDAMVRFDSLVEMDYYRHGGILQMVLRNKLAQ, from the coding sequence ATGGCTGCAAATTTTAAAGAGCAATCAAAAAAACATTTTGACTTAAATGGCCAAAGTTATACTTACTATGATTTAAAAGCGGTAGAAGATCAAGGAATTACTAAAGTTTCAAATTTACCTTATTCTATTCGAGTATTATTAGAATCATTACTTCGCCAGGAAGATGATTTTGTAATTACAGACGAGCATATTAAAGCTTTGAGTCAATTTGGAGAAGATGGAAATGAAGGAGAGGTACCATTTAAACCTTCTCGAGTTATTTTACAAGATTTCACTGGAGTACCTGCCGTAGTTGATTTAGCTTCTTTACGTAAAGCGATGGACGATGTTGGGGGAGATATTACAAAAATCAATCCGGAAGTACCAGTTGATTTAGTTATTGACCACTCAGTTCAAGTTGATAGTTATGCAAATCCTGAAGCACTTGAACGCAATATGAAATTAGAATTTGAACGTAACTATGAACGTTATCAATTTTTAAATTGGGCTACTAAAGCATTTGACAATTATAATGCAGTACCACCTGCAACAGGAATTGTGCACCAAGTTAACTTAGAATATTTAGCAAGTGTTGTACATGTTCGTGACGTAGATGGAGAAAAAACTGCTTTCCCTGATACATTAGTTGGTACCGATTCACATACAACAATGATCAACGGAATTGGTGTTCTTGGCTGGGGTGTTGGTGGTATCGAAGCAGAAGCTGGAATGTTAGGTCAACCATCTTATTTCCCAATTCCAGAAGTTATTGGAGTACGCTTGGTGAATTCATTGCCACAAGGTGCAACAGCAACTGATTTAGCGCTAAGAGTTACACAGGAATTACGTAAAAAAGGTGTTGTAGGCAAGTTTGTAGAATTCTTTGGTCCAGGTGTACAACATCTCCCATTAGCTGACCGTGCAACAATTGCTAATATGGCACCAGAGTATGGTGCAACTTGTGGATTCTTCCCAGTTGATGATGAATCTCTTAAGTATATGAAGTTAACTGGTCGTTCAGATGAACATATCGCACTTGTAAAAGAGTATTTACAACAAAATCATATGTTCTTTGATGTTGAAAAAGAAGATCCTAATTATACAGATGTAATTGAACTAGACTTAGCAACAGTTGAAGCTTCATTATCAGGACCAAAACGTCCGCAAGATTTGATTTTCTTAAGCGATATGAAAACAGCTTTTGAAGATTCTGTTACAGCACCAGCAGGTAACCAAGGTCATGGATTAGATAAAAGTGAATTTGATAAAAAAGCTAAAATTGAATTCAAAGATGGCTCAAAAGCGTCTATGAAAACTGGTGATATTGCGATTGCAGCAATTACTTCATGTACGAACACGTCTAACCCATACGTAATGCTTGGTGCAGGTTTGGTAGCTAAAAAAGCAGTTGAAAAAGGTTTGAAAGTACCTGAATATGTTAAAACATCTTTAGCTCCAGGTTCAAAAGTTGTAACTGGTTATTTGAGAGATTCAGGATTACAAACATATTTAGATGATTTAGGATTTAACCTAGTAGGATATGGCTGTACTACATGTATCGGTAACTCAGGCCCATTATTACCAGAAATTGAAAAAGCGATTGCAGATGAGGACCTATTAGTTACTTCTGTATTATCAGGTAACCGTAATTTCGAAGGACGTATCCATCCGCTTGTTAAAGCTAACTACTTAGCATCACCTCAGTTAGTTGTTGCATATGCATTAGCAGGAACAGTCGATATCGATTTACAAAATGAGCCAATTGGTAAAGGTAAAGATGGAGAAGATGTATATTTACAAGACATTTGGCCAACAATTCAAGAAGTTTCAGATACAGTTGATAGCGTAGTTACACCAGAATTATTTATTGAAGAATATAAAAACGTTTATAACAATAATGAATTATGGAATGAAATTGATGTAACAGATCAACCATTATATGATTTTGATCCAAATTCTACGTATATTCAAAATCCTTCATTCTTCCAAGGTTTATCTAAAGAACCTGGTAAAATTGTACCGTTAAACGGTTTACGAGTTATGGGGAAATTCGGTGATTCAGTTACAACAGACCATATTTCTCCAGCAGGTGCAATCGGTAAAGATACGCCAGCGGGTAAATATTTATTAGAACATGATGTTCATATACGTGAGTTTAACTCTTATGGTTCACGACGTGGAAACCACGAAGTAATGGTTCGAGGTACATTTGCAAATATTCGTATTAAAAACCAATTAGCACCAGGAACAGAGGGTGGATTCACTACTTATTGGCCAACAAATGAAGTGATGCCAATTTTTGATGCCGCTATGAAATATAAGGAAGATGGTACAGGATTAGTAGTATTAGCTGGTAATGACTACGGTATGGGTTCTTCACGTGACTGGGCAGCAAAGGGTACAAACTTATTAGGTGTTAAAACAGTTATCGCGCAAAGCTACGAACGTATTCATCGTTCAAATTTAGTTATGATGGGTGTGTTACCTTTAGAATTTAGAAAAGGTGAATCAGCTGATGCGCTTGGTTTAGACGGTACCGAAGAAATTTCAGTAAATATTGATGAAAATGTACAGCCTCATGATTTTGTTAAAGTGACTGCTAAAAAACAAGATGGTGAGTTAGTGGAATTTGATGCTATGGTACGTTTCGATTCATTAGTGGAAATGGACTACTATCGTCACGGTGGTATTTTACAAATGGTTTTAAGAAATAAATTAGCTCAATAA
- a CDS encoding acyl-CoA thioesterase, with translation MIYSITEIEARYAETDKMGVIYHGNYATWFEVARLDYITKLGFSYAEMEKQGIISPVTELNVNFKKSIFYPEKVKIKTWVEHYSRLRSVYKYEIFNEQGELATTGSTELICIKEDTFKPIRLDRYFPDWHEAYHKVSELNKTGTTFEVVDGIESL, from the coding sequence ATGATATATAGTATAACAGAAATAGAAGCACGTTACGCTGAAACTGATAAAATGGGTGTTATTTATCATGGTAATTATGCAACTTGGTTTGAAGTAGCAAGATTGGACTATATAACAAAGCTAGGTTTTAGTTATGCTGAAATGGAAAAACAAGGAATTATTTCACCTGTAACTGAACTTAATGTTAATTTTAAAAAATCTATTTTTTACCCAGAAAAAGTTAAAATTAAAACTTGGGTAGAACATTATTCTCGATTACGTTCAGTTTATAAGTACGAAATTTTTAATGAACAAGGTGAACTTGCTACTACTGGCTCTACAGAATTGATATGTATTAAAGAAGATACATTTAAGCCAATACGATTAGATCGCTATTTCCCTGACTGGCATGAAGCATATCATAAAGTTTCAGAGCTCAATAAAACCGGAACAACATTTGAAGTGGTAGATGGGATTGAGTCGCTATAA
- a CDS encoding HesB/YadR/YfhF family protein encodes MQIELTDAAVTWFKNELELPENNKVLVFFVRYGGEFQLKQGFSPAFTVEPKENVDIGYEQQYDGLNIVVAEKDLWYFEDDHIIVNVVDHEDEISYTAK; translated from the coding sequence ATGCAAATAGAACTTACTGATGCAGCCGTAACTTGGTTTAAAAATGAACTTGAGTTACCTGAAAATAATAAAGTACTTGTGTTTTTTGTAAGATATGGTGGCGAATTCCAACTCAAGCAAGGATTTAGTCCTGCTTTTACAGTTGAACCTAAAGAAAACGTTGATATTGGCTATGAACAACAATATGATGGATTAAATATTGTCGTTGCAGAAAAGGATTTGTGGTACTTTGAAGATGATCATATCATTGTAAATGTAGTCGATCATGAAGATGAAATATCTTATACCGCAAAATAA
- the plsY gene encoding glycerol-3-phosphate 1-O-acyltransferase PlsY — protein MMIIVMLLLSYLIGAFPSGFVIGKVFFKKDIRQFGSGNTGATNSFRVLGRPAGFLVTFLDIFKGFITVFFPLWLPVHADGPISTFFTNGLIVGLFAILGHVYPIYLKFQGGKAVATSAGVVLGVNPILLLILAIIFFVVLKIFKYVSLASIVAAICCVIGSLIIQDYILLVVSFLVSIILIIRHRSNIARIFRGEEPKIKWM, from the coding sequence ATGATGATAATCGTCATGTTACTACTAAGTTATCTTATTGGTGCATTCCCAAGTGGGTTTGTAATTGGAAAAGTATTTTTCAAAAAAGATATAAGACAATTTGGTAGTGGTAATACTGGCGCTACTAATAGCTTTAGAGTATTAGGTCGTCCTGCAGGATTCTTGGTAACATTTTTAGATATTTTTAAAGGGTTTATTACAGTTTTCTTCCCTCTTTGGTTACCGGTTCATGCTGATGGCCCTATTAGTACTTTTTTCACAAACGGCTTAATCGTTGGCTTATTCGCCATTCTTGGGCACGTTTATCCAATTTATTTAAAATTCCAAGGTGGCAAAGCAGTTGCAACAAGTGCTGGTGTCGTATTAGGTGTTAATCCAATACTTTTACTTATACTTGCAATCATCTTCTTTGTAGTACTGAAGATTTTTAAATACGTTTCATTAGCAAGTATTGTGGCAGCAATTTGTTGTGTTATTGGTTCACTCATTATTCAAGACTATATTTTACTAGTCGTTAGTTTCCTTGTTTCAATAATCTTAATCATTAGACATCGTTCTAATATTGCAAGGATTTTCAGAGGCGAAGAACCTAAAATTAAATGGATGTAA
- the parE gene encoding DNA topoisomerase IV subunit B — MNKQNNYSDDSIQVLEGLEAVRKRPGMYIGSTDKRGLHHLVYEIVDNSVDEVLNGYGNEIDVTINQDGSISIEDNGRGMPTGIHKSGKPTVEVIFTVLHAGGKFGQGGYKTSGGLHGVGASVVNALSEWLEVEIHRDGNIYHQSFKNGGTPASGLVKKGKTKKTGTKVTFKPDGTIFKASTSFNFDVLSERLQESAFLLKNLKISLKDLRSGKEREEYYHYEEGIKEFVSYVNEGKEVLHDVATFSGEANGIEVDVAFQYNDQYSESILSFVNNVRTKDGGTHEVGFKTAMTRVFNDYARRINELKTKDKNLDGNDIREGLTAVVSVRIPEELLQFEGQTKSKLGTSEARSAVDSVVADKLPFYLEEKGQLSKSLVKKAIKAQQAREAARKAREDARSGKKNKRKDTLLSGKLTPAQSKNTEKNELYLVEGDSAGGSAKLGRDRKFQAILPLRGKVINTEKARLEDIFKNEEINTIIHTIGAGVGTDFKLEDSNYNRVIIMTDADTDGAHIQVLLLTFFFKYMKPLVQAGRVFIALPPLYKLEKGKGKAKRIEYAWTDEELNKLQKELGKGFTLQRYKGLGEMNPEQLWETTMNPETRTLIRVQVEDEVRSSKRVTTLMGDKVQPRREWIEKHVEFGMQEDQSILDNSEVQVLENDQFDEEEI, encoded by the coding sequence ATGAATAAACAAAATAATTATTCAGATGATTCAATACAGGTTTTAGAGGGGTTAGAAGCAGTTCGTAAAAGACCTGGTATGTATATTGGATCTACTGATAAACGGGGATTACATCATCTAGTATATGAAATTGTCGATAACTCCGTCGATGAAGTTTTAAATGGTTACGGTAATGAAATTGATGTAACAATAAATCAAGATGGTAGTATATCTATAGAAGATAATGGACGTGGTATGCCAACTGGGATACATAAATCAGGTAAGCCAACTGTCGAAGTTATTTTTACTGTATTACATGCAGGTGGAAAATTTGGACAAGGTGGCTATAAAACATCTGGAGGACTTCATGGTGTTGGTGCATCAGTTGTAAATGCCTTAAGTGAATGGCTTGAAGTTGAAATTCATAGAGATGGTAATATTTACCACCAAAGCTTTAAAAATGGTGGGACACCAGCGTCTGGGTTAGTTAAAAAAGGAAAGACTAAGAAAACTGGTACAAAAGTAACATTTAAGCCAGATGGTACTATTTTCAAAGCATCTACATCATTTAACTTTGATGTATTAAGCGAGAGACTTCAAGAATCAGCTTTTTTACTTAAAAATTTAAAAATATCACTTAAAGACTTGCGTAGTGGTAAAGAACGTGAAGAATATTATCACTATGAAGAAGGTATTAAAGAATTTGTTAGTTATGTTAATGAAGGTAAAGAAGTGCTTCATGATGTCGCTACATTTTCAGGGGAAGCAAACGGTATAGAAGTCGATGTAGCTTTTCAATATAACGATCAATACTCTGAAAGTATTTTAAGTTTTGTAAATAATGTACGTACTAAAGATGGTGGTACACATGAAGTCGGTTTTAAAACGGCAATGACACGTGTGTTTAACGATTATGCACGTCGTATAAATGAATTGAAAACTAAAGATAAAAACTTAGATGGTAATGATATTCGTGAAGGTTTGACTGCAGTTGTATCTGTTCGTATTCCTGAAGAGTTATTGCAATTTGAAGGGCAAACAAAATCTAAATTAGGTACATCGGAAGCAAGAAGTGCTGTTGATTCAGTTGTTGCAGATAAACTACCATTTTATTTGGAAGAAAAAGGACAACTGTCTAAATCTCTTGTTAAAAAAGCAATTAAAGCACAACAAGCTAGGGAAGCAGCCCGTAAAGCACGTGAAGATGCACGTTCTGGTAAGAAAAATAAACGTAAAGATACTTTGCTATCAGGTAAATTAACACCAGCACAGAGTAAAAACACTGAAAAAAATGAACTATATTTAGTCGAAGGTGATTCTGCTGGAGGTTCTGCAAAATTAGGGCGAGATCGTAAGTTCCAAGCAATTCTACCTTTGCGTGGTAAAGTTATAAATACTGAAAAAGCACGTCTTGAAGATATTTTCAAAAATGAAGAAATCAATACTATTATTCACACAATTGGAGCAGGTGTTGGTACAGATTTTAAACTTGAAGATAGTAACTATAACCGTGTCATTATCATGACTGATGCAGATACTGACGGTGCACATATCCAAGTGCTGTTATTAACGTTCTTCTTCAAATATATGAAACCACTTGTTCAAGCAGGACGTGTATTTATAGCATTACCACCACTTTATAAATTAGAAAAAGGTAAGGGTAAGGCAAAACGAATTGAATATGCATGGACTGACGAAGAACTAAACAAATTACAAAAAGAACTTGGCAAAGGTTTTACATTACAACGTTATAAAGGTTTAGGTGAGATGAATCCTGAACAGTTATGGGAAACAACAATGAATCCTGAAACACGTACTTTAATTCGTGTCCAAGTTGAAGACGAAGTGCGTTCATCTAAACGAGTAACAACGTTGATGGGTGATAAAGTGCAACCTAGACGTGAGTGGATTGAAAAGCATGTTGAATTTGGTATGCAAGAAGACCAAAGTATTTTAGATAATTCTGAAGTACAAGTACTTGAAAACGATCAATTTGATGAGGAGGAAATCTAG
- the parC gene encoding DNA topoisomerase IV subunit A, giving the protein MSEVIQDLSLEDVLGDRFGRYSKYIIQERALPDVRDGLKPVQRRILYAMYSSGNTHDKNFRKSAKTVGDVIGQYHPHGDSSVYEAMVRLSQDWKLRHVLIEMHGNNGSIDNDPPAAMRYTEAKLSQLAEELLRDINKETVSFVPNYDDTTLEPMVLPSRFPNLLVNGSTGISAGYATDIPPHNLAEVIQATLKYIENPDITVSQLMKYIKGPDFPTGGIIQGIDGIKKAYESGKGRIIVRSKVDEETLRNGRKQLIITEIPYEVNKSSLVKRIDELRADKKVDGIVEVRDETDRTGLRIAIELKKDVNSESIKNYLYKNSDLQISYNFNMVAISDGRPKLMGIRQIIDSYLNHQIEVVANRTKFELDNAEKRMHIVEGLIKALSILDQVIELIRSSKNKRDAKENLIDVYDFTEEQAEAIVMLQLYRLTNTDIVALQEEHKELEALIQQLRHILDNHDALLNVIKEELTEIKKKFKSERLSLIEAEIAEIKIDKEVMVPSEEVILSMTRHGYIKRTSVRSFNASGVAEIGLKDGDSLLKHQEVNTQDTVLVFTNKGRYLFIPVHKLADIRWKELGQHVSQIVPIEEDEMVINVFNEKDFNTNAFYVFATQNGMIKKSTVPQFKTTRYNKPLVATKLKDGDELISVMRFDKDQLITVITNKGMSLTYNTSELSDTGLRAAGVKSINLKDEDYVVMTEGISENDSILMATQRGSLKRIGFKVLQVAKRAQRGLTLLKELKKNPHRIVAAHVVTKEHNQYTLYSKANEEHGLVNDIHKSEQYTNGSFIVDTDDFGIVTDMYID; this is encoded by the coding sequence GTGAGTGAAGTAATTCAAGATTTATCACTTGAAGATGTTTTAGGTGATCGCTTCGGAAGATATAGTAAATATATTATTCAAGAGCGTGCATTGCCTGATGTCCGTGATGGCTTAAAGCCAGTACAACGTCGTATTTTATATGCAATGTATTCAAGTGGTAATACACACGATAAAAATTTCCGTAAAAGTGCCAAAACAGTCGGTGATGTTATTGGTCAGTATCATCCACATGGAGACTCCTCAGTGTATGAAGCGATGGTTCGTTTAAGCCAAGACTGGAAATTACGTCATGTCCTAATAGAGATGCATGGTAATAATGGTAGTATTGATAATGATCCACCTGCAGCAATGCGTTATACAGAGGCTAAGTTGAGTCAGTTAGCAGAAGAATTATTGCGTGACATCAATAAGGAAACAGTTTCATTTGTTCCTAACTATGATGATACGACACTTGAACCAATGGTCTTACCGTCAAGATTTCCTAATTTATTAGTGAATGGTTCTACAGGTATTTCAGCTGGTTATGCTACTGATATCCCACCACATAATTTAGCTGAAGTGATTCAAGCAACTTTAAAATATATTGAAAATCCCGATATTACAGTGAGCCAATTAATGAAATATATTAAAGGGCCAGATTTTCCAACAGGTGGTATTATTCAAGGTATCGATGGAATTAAAAAAGCTTACGAGTCAGGTAAAGGTCGCATAATTGTACGTTCAAAAGTAGATGAAGAGACTTTGCGTAATGGTCGTAAACAATTAATTATTACGGAAATTCCTTATGAAGTGAATAAAAGTAGTTTAGTAAAACGCATTGATGAACTTCGTGCTGATAAAAAAGTTGATGGTATTGTTGAAGTTCGTGATGAGACAGACAGAACGGGTTTACGTATTGCTATCGAATTGAAAAAAGATGTTAATAGTGAATCTATAAAAAATTATCTTTATAAGAATTCTGATTTACAGATTTCATACAATTTCAATATGGTTGCAATTAGTGATGGGCGTCCAAAATTAATGGGCATTCGTCAAATAATAGATAGTTATTTAAATCATCAAATTGAAGTGGTAGCAAATAGAACAAAATTTGAATTAGATAATGCCGAAAAACGTATGCATATTGTTGAAGGTTTAATCAAAGCATTATCAATCTTAGATCAAGTGATTGAATTGATTCGTAGTTCTAAAAATAAGCGTGATGCTAAAGAAAACTTGATTGATGTTTATGACTTTACTGAAGAACAAGCTGAAGCTATTGTGATGTTACAATTGTATCGTTTAACGAACACAGATATCGTTGCTTTACAAGAAGAGCATAAAGAGTTAGAAGCGTTAATTCAACAATTACGTCATATTTTAGATAATCACGATGCATTATTAAATGTTATTAAAGAGGAACTGACTGAAATTAAGAAAAAATTCAAATCTGAGCGTCTATCATTGATTGAAGCTGAAATAGCTGAAATTAAAATTGATAAAGAAGTTATGGTTCCGAGTGAAGAAGTTATATTAAGTATGACGCGTCATGGATACATTAAACGTACATCAGTGAGAAGTTTTAATGCTAGTGGTGTAGCTGAAATTGGCTTAAAAGATGGCGATAGTTTACTCAAACATCAAGAGGTAAATACGCAAGATACTGTATTAGTGTTTACAAATAAAGGTCGTTATCTATTTATACCAGTTCATAAATTAGCAGATATTCGTTGGAAAGAATTAGGACAACATGTATCACAAATTGTTCCAATAGAAGAAGATGAAATGGTTATTAATGTCTTTAATGAAAAAGACTTTAATACAAATGCATTTTATGTGTTTGCTACTCAAAATGGTATGATTAAGAAAAGTACAGTACCTCAATTTAAAACAACACGCTATAATAAACCATTAGTAGCTACGAAACTTAAAGATGGTGATGAGTTAATTAGTGTGATGCGTTTTGATAAAGATCAGTTAATCACAGTCATTACCAATAAAGGTATGTCGCTTACTTACAATACTAGTGAATTATCTGATACGGGATTGAGAGCTGCAGGTGTAAAATCTATTAATCTTAAAGATGAAGATTATGTTGTTATGACAGAAGGTATTTCTGAAAATGACAGTATTTTAATGGCTACTCAGCGTGGCTCTTTAAAACGTATAGGTTTTAAAGTTTTACAAGTTGCTAAGCGAGCTCAAAGAGGATTAACTTTATTGAAAGAATTAAAGAAAAATCCTCACCGTATAGTTGCTGCACATGTTGTAACAAAAGAGCATAATCAATATACTTTGTATTCAAAAGCGAATGAAGAACACGGTTTAGTTAATGATATTCACAAATCTGAACAATATACTAACGGCTCATTCATTGTAGATACAGATGATTTTGGAATAGTAACCGATATGTATATTGATTAA
- a CDS encoding alanine:cation symporter family protein: MKDFDSLIPGWFKEFVHVGTDLIWSQYLIGLLLTAGFFFTISSKFVQLRMLPEMFRALVERPETLEDGKKGISPFQAFAISAGSRVGTGNIAGVATAIVLGGPGAVFWMWVIAFIGAASAFIEATLAQVYKVHDKDGGFRGGPAYYITKGLNQKWLGIVFAILITITFAFVFNTVQSNTIAESLNTQYNISPVVTGIILAIVTAIIIFGGVRSIATLSSLIVPIMAIIYIGMVLVILLFNLDQIVPMIGTIVKSAFGIEQVTGGAIGAAVLQGIKRGLFSNEAGMGSAPNAAATAAVPHPVKQGLIQSLGVFFDTMLVCTATAIMILLYSGLKFGAGAPQGVAVTQSALNEHLGSAGGIFLTIAVTLFAFSSVVGNYYYGQSNIEFLSTNRMVLFIFRCLVVVLVFIGAVVKTETVWNTADLFMGLMAIVNIISIIGLSNVAFALMKDYQQQKKEGKNPVFKPENLEINLFGISAWGANNKKKIDK, translated from the coding sequence TTGAAAGATTTCGATAGTTTAATTCCTGGATGGTTTAAAGAATTTGTCCATGTCGGTACTGATTTAATATGGTCTCAATATTTAATTGGGTTGTTACTGACTGCTGGATTCTTCTTTACAATAAGTTCTAAATTCGTACAATTGCGTATGTTACCTGAAATGTTTAGAGCACTGGTAGAACGTCCAGAAACATTAGAAGATGGTAAGAAAGGTATTTCTCCATTCCAAGCATTTGCTATAAGTGCTGGTTCAAGAGTAGGTACTGGTAATATTGCTGGTGTTGCGACTGCTATTGTATTAGGTGGTCCAGGTGCAGTATTTTGGATGTGGGTGATTGCTTTTATAGGTGCCGCAAGTGCATTTATTGAAGCAACTTTAGCACAGGTATATAAAGTTCATGACAAAGATGGCGGATTCCGTGGTGGACCTGCTTACTATATTACAAAAGGTTTAAACCAAAAATGGTTAGGTATTGTATTTGCAATATTAATTACAATTACATTTGCATTCGTATTCAATACAGTGCAATCGAATACAATTGCTGAATCATTAAACACACAATACAATATTAGTCCTGTTGTTACAGGTATCATTTTAGCTATTGTAACTGCTATTATTATTTTTGGTGGTGTTCGTAGTATTGCTACATTATCATCATTAATTGTTCCTATTATGGCTATTATTTACATAGGTATGGTTTTAGTTATTTTATTATTTAACTTAGATCAAATCGTTCCTATGATTGGTACGATTGTAAAAAGTGCGTTTGGAATTGAACAAGTAACAGGCGGTGCCATTGGTGCTGCTGTATTGCAAGGTATTAAACGTGGTTTGTTCTCAAACGAAGCTGGTATGGGTTCTGCACCAAATGCAGCTGCAACTGCTGCCGTACCACACCCAGTTAAGCAAGGTTTGATTCAATCATTAGGTGTATTCTTTGATACTATGTTAGTTTGTACTGCCACTGCCATTATGATCTTACTGTATTCTGGATTGAAATTTGGCGCTGGTGCACCTCAAGGTGTAGCTGTGACACAATCAGCACTTAATGAACATTTAGGCTCTGCTGGTGGTATTTTCTTAACAATTGCAGTTACTTTATTTGCATTTTCATCTGTAGTAGGTAACTACTATTATGGCCAATCAAATATCGAGTTTTTATCAACAAATCGAATGGTATTATTTATCTTTAGATGCCTCGTTGTAGTATTAGTATTTATCGGAGCAGTTGTGAAAACAGAAACTGTATGGAATACAGCAGATTTATTCATGGGCTTAATGGCAATTGTAAATATTATTTCCATTATAGGCTTGTCCAATGTAGCATTCGCATTAATGAAAGATTATCAACAGCAGAAAAAAGAGGGCAAGAATCCTGTCTTTAAACCTGAAAACTTAGAAATCAACTTATTTGGCATTAGTGCTTGGGGTGCTAATAATAAGAAAAAAATAGATAAATAA
- a CDS encoding transcription antiterminator, whose translation MGEYIVTKTLNNNVVVCTNDGQEVILIGKGIGFNKKEGMVLNNQSITIDKIYKLESEQQKEHYKSLVEIADDNVLQVIIESLNFISNTAMNVDSKQLVVSLTDHIIFAYKRIKQNQVISNPFVMETKQLYSEAYHIAKQVIDQLNAALDVHFPEDEIGFIALHIASNTEDLSMREMTLINDLIKRSIGIIESDLVTTVDKQSLQYQRFIRHVQFLIRRLRRKEYIHAQDDFVSMIKNHYPICYNTAFKILTMIQKQFDVHISESEIIYLTLHIHHFEAKINQS comes from the coding sequence ATGGGAGAGTATATTGTAACAAAGACATTGAATAATAATGTCGTAGTATGTACAAACGATGGTCAAGAAGTTATCTTGATTGGTAAAGGTATTGGTTTTAACAAAAAAGAGGGAATGGTGTTAAATAATCAATCTATTACAATCGATAAAATTTATAAACTTGAAAGTGAGCAACAAAAAGAACATTATAAAAGTTTAGTTGAAATTGCTGACGACAATGTTTTACAAGTTATTATTGAGTCATTAAATTTTATTTCAAATACAGCAATGAATGTCGATTCGAAGCAACTTGTTGTGTCATTAACAGACCATATTATTTTTGCATACAAGCGTATAAAGCAAAATCAAGTCATTAGTAATCCATTTGTTATGGAAACTAAACAATTATATAGCGAAGCTTATCATATTGCTAAACAAGTTATTGATCAATTAAATGCTGCCTTAGATGTACATTTTCCAGAAGATGAAATTGGATTTATCGCATTGCATATTGCATCTAATACTGAAGATTTATCTATGCGAGAGATGACATTAATTAACGATTTGATTAAAAGAAGTATAGGTATCATTGAATCAGACTTAGTGACCACCGTAGATAAACAATCACTTCAATATCAACGTTTTATTAGGCATGTGCAATTTTTAATTAGACGTTTAAGAAGAAAAGAATATATTCATGCACAAGATGATTTTGTGTCAATGATTAAAAATCATTATCCGATTTGCTATAATACTGCTTTTAAAATTTTAACAATGATTCAAAAGCAGTTTGATGTTCATATTAGTGAATCAGAAATTATATATTTAACTTTACACATTCATCATTTTGAAGCCAAGATTAATCAGTCATAA